In Aequorivita sp. H23M31, a single window of DNA contains:
- a CDS encoding iron-containing alcohol dehydrogenase family protein has product MVPKVIFGEGSFDQLADILNPKRQQMAPFIFLVDDVFQDNQEFLDRITLRFNDKMLFISTEEEPKTSQVDSLVQDIKAEFTNLPSGIIGIGGGTVMDLAKAVSIMLANPGSSADYQGWDLVKQKAIYHVGIPTISGTGAEVSRTTVLTGPVRKLGINSDFTPFDQVILDPELTQGVSKNQWFFTGMDCFIHCVESLNGTFLNAFSQSYGEKAYDLCLEIFLSDSLSEAESRAKLMMASWHGGMSIAYSQVGVAHAMSYGLGYVLGTKHGVGNCIAFQFLDEFYSKDVALFKEMVKKHNVQIPQGVCKDLTEEQMDVMIDVAMGMIPLWENALGDEWEKTITREKLRNLYRKM; this is encoded by the coding sequence ATGGTTCCAAAGGTTATTTTTGGAGAAGGCAGCTTTGATCAGCTTGCAGATATTTTAAATCCAAAACGCCAACAAATGGCACCCTTTATCTTCTTGGTTGATGATGTTTTCCAAGATAATCAGGAGTTTTTGGATCGTATTACGCTTCGTTTTAATGATAAAATGCTTTTTATATCTACAGAGGAAGAACCCAAAACTTCTCAGGTGGATAGTTTGGTACAGGATATTAAAGCAGAATTCACCAATCTACCCTCGGGTATTATAGGGATAGGCGGTGGAACGGTGATGGATCTTGCGAAAGCTGTTTCAATTATGCTGGCAAATCCAGGAAGTTCTGCCGATTACCAAGGTTGGGATTTGGTAAAACAAAAAGCGATCTATCACGTAGGAATTCCAACGATATCTGGAACTGGTGCAGAAGTTTCTCGAACTACTGTACTTACCGGACCTGTGAGGAAACTTGGAATAAATAGTGACTTCACCCCATTTGATCAGGTTATTCTCGATCCAGAACTCACGCAAGGGGTTTCAAAAAACCAATGGTTCTTTACAGGTATGGATTGTTTTATCCATTGCGTAGAATCGTTAAATGGTACTTTTCTAAATGCTTTCAGCCAGAGTTATGGTGAAAAAGCTTACGATCTGTGTTTGGAGATTTTTCTTAGCGATTCTCTTTCGGAAGCAGAATCCCGTGCGAAATTAATGATGGCCTCTTGGCATGGAGGTATGAGTATTGCTTACTCTCAAGTAGGAGTTGCACACGCTATGAGCTATGGTCTTGGTTATGTTTTAGGAACAAAACACGGAGTAGGAAATTGCATTGCATTCCAATTTTTGGACGAGTTCTATTCAAAAGATGTGGCTCTTTTTAAAGAAATGGTCAAGAAGCACAATGTCCAGATTCCTCAGGGAGTATGTAAAGACCTTACTGAAGAGCAAATGGATGTAATGATTGATGTTGCAATGGGAATGATTCCTCTTTGGGAAAATGCACTTGGCGATGAGTGGGAAAAGACTATTAC
- a CDS encoding DUF3822 family protein, producing MVLWTKWIPQETGLKFTTLSTNKDIAQLNTIRLSVQVSLNGLSFLAINVQEGKTLFFEEKKLSYSTTPEELLMEIENLIFENKVLQQDFSEVSVIYSTAIYGLVPTALFDESRASEYLKFNSKILANDYIAHDILENQGIVVVYVPYMNINNFFFEKYGSFNYYHSVGVLLKTLLEKENYSLPKMYLHFQQNSFDCIVLKNGELQLCNTYAYKTAEDFIYYTLFCMEQLKLNPETIPVLLCGEIEADDDIYKMAYTYIRNIDFVPKEMNSLEIDNTEAAHRHFTLKNLG from the coding sequence TTGGTTCTATGGACGAAGTGGATACCTCAGGAAACTGGCCTAAAATTTACGACACTGTCAACAAATAAAGACATAGCGCAATTAAATACAATCAGACTGTCCGTTCAGGTTTCCCTGAACGGGCTTTCTTTTTTGGCAATAAATGTACAAGAAGGAAAAACACTGTTTTTTGAGGAAAAGAAACTATCCTACAGCACCACTCCTGAGGAACTATTGATGGAAATTGAAAATCTTATTTTTGAAAATAAGGTTCTCCAGCAGGATTTTTCTGAAGTATCTGTTATTTATTCCACCGCAATCTATGGACTCGTTCCTACTGCCCTATTCGACGAATCCCGAGCGAGTGAATATTTAAAGTTTAATTCAAAAATCCTGGCCAATGATTATATTGCCCATGATATATTAGAAAATCAAGGAATTGTCGTGGTTTATGTTCCATATATGAACATCAACAATTTTTTCTTTGAGAAATATGGCTCCTTCAATTATTACCATTCGGTAGGTGTTTTGTTGAAGACCCTATTAGAAAAAGAAAACTATTCGCTTCCCAAAATGTACCTCCATTTCCAACAAAATAGTTTTGATTGTATCGTACTAAAAAATGGAGAACTCCAACTTTGCAATACTTATGCTTATAAAACTGCAGAGGATTTCATCTACTATACTCTATTCTGCATGGAACAATTAAAGCTCAATCCAGAAACCATTCCTGTTTTACTATGTGGTGAAATAGAAGCGGATGATGATATTTATAAAATGGCATATACCTACATCAGAAATATCGATTTTGTACCCAAGGAAATGAATAGTTTAGAGATTGACAATACAGAAGCAGCCCATCGACATTTTACACTAAAAAATCTGGGATAA
- the miaE gene encoding tRNA-(ms[2]io[6]A)-hydroxylase has protein sequence MLGLKLPTDPRWVNIVEMNIEDILTDHAWCEQKAASTAVSLIVGFPEYTDLIQEMIALIKEEISHFKMVHDKILERGWILGRDRKDEYVLQIVQFFPKGGSRTTQLVHRLLYAALIEARSCERFRLLSEELEDKELAEFYRKLMISEANHYTMFLGFARQYGNREEVDKKWNELLTFEAEIMKDLGKHHSIHG, from the coding sequence ATGTTAGGTTTAAAACTTCCCACAGATCCACGGTGGGTGAATATTGTTGAGATGAATATTGAGGATATCCTCACAGATCACGCATGGTGCGAACAGAAAGCGGCTTCGACTGCCGTTTCCTTGATTGTTGGATTTCCGGAATATACCGATCTAATCCAGGAAATGATTGCATTAATTAAGGAAGAAATCAGCCATTTTAAAATGGTTCATGATAAAATCCTGGAACGAGGATGGATTTTGGGCCGAGACCGAAAAGATGAATACGTTCTGCAAATTGTTCAGTTTTTTCCGAAAGGTGGAAGTAGAACCACCCAATTAGTACACAGATTATTATATGCAGCTCTTATTGAAGCCAGGAGCTGCGAACGATTTAGATTGCTTAGTGAAGAACTTGAAGATAAGGAACTTGCCGAATTTTACAGAAAGTTAATGATCAGTGAGGCAAACCATTACACTATGTTCCTCGGTTTTGCTCGGCAATATGGCAATCGTGAAGAAGTGGATAAAAAATGGAACGAACTGCTCACTTTTGAAGCGGAAATAATGAAAGATTTAGGAAAACATCATTCTATTCACGGGTAG
- a CDS encoding sensor histidine kinase, with translation MDLSIKKCQVLFLWMGHFLMFSQQYLPSEGSSPTLGIPLSNIINSVSAPSGYLYVADRKGIFKYDGYRAIKLQPQKQVWSSLLVDGDYILFQDIEGLKKINTVNDNIELILKNEFTDENPNNDHFDNIFVDSKGRIWSTDFNYVKYYSPKDNKLATLLINSESKNLSKFSIFEPIQNEIWIASEYGLCIWKEEINKLQRHSNEALSKLKFSSAYFSKSSNILLATEDGKIIEISPNDSKIQYRKALPDNEVPIGFLSYNNNVFIYTHKKIFLIGKESYVEIFDSGKSNIFNVHIDITTNIFWISTDKGLLELSPRNPGIEILELPLPDSEEKNIISVVEELPDKLWILTDDGEVWSLEGDIWKLRFRKNGLKCYVLNLVNDKIVLSTQDGIHIFSDNGFQEIPFKNISPGEVIKILEVAPQEIWVVFAHQKIQRYSWPDMDLLPDRFTNPETFWKNNQWNDILMDREGMIWLAGWMPKGFGINRYDPVKHYFTDISHYGFNNSKSDFVGDYYNRISLTDSSNLLFSAYGGFNEVDENGRVLKKVDINQYPISDSHLEGISSDKKGNVFFATASGLNVYRRDLDKVVQFQNVDGIPEETLLNAFTTLKDGKFAIGISNGIVIIDPDKILATQLQNRFAISEIKIDGILQSEIKSDIELSKDQTDLTVYFSNLSFLDPSKVRYQYRFIDSNNWIDLGHNPELSINHISPGIYHIQVRSEDNLFNIQKKILSLSILANPPFFKSNLFYFLLLLLIIIVVVLIQKYLTARKHKDAAYQQKIKETEMQMLRSQMNPHFMFNTLNSINSYIIQNKTEDASAYLTTFSKLMRSILQNSKEQWITLDNELETLRLYIDLESARLEHSFSYEIKVEEEVDPNSIQVPPLIIQPFVENAIWHGLRNKRGKGNLKISVWKPSENELQISIEDNGVGRERSTQLKTNQVSHKSFGMEITLDRLKMLDSDNNIVIEDLYDSDKNPLGTKIILTIKISDHD, from the coding sequence ATGGATCTTTCGATTAAAAAATGTCAGGTGCTTTTTTTATGGATGGGCCATTTTTTGATGTTTTCTCAACAATATTTGCCCTCTGAAGGCTCTTCTCCTACCCTTGGGATACCATTATCAAATATCATAAATTCGGTAAGTGCCCCTTCCGGATATTTATATGTCGCAGACCGAAAAGGAATCTTCAAGTACGATGGTTATCGAGCCATAAAACTCCAACCCCAAAAACAAGTTTGGTCATCGTTGTTAGTGGATGGAGATTATATTTTGTTTCAGGACATAGAAGGACTGAAAAAAATAAATACCGTAAACGACAACATCGAATTAATTTTGAAAAATGAATTTACGGATGAAAATCCCAATAATGACCATTTTGATAATATTTTCGTGGATTCCAAGGGAAGAATTTGGAGTACTGATTTCAATTATGTGAAATATTATTCTCCGAAAGATAATAAGCTTGCTACCCTTTTGATAAACTCCGAGAGCAAGAATCTGAGTAAATTTTCAATTTTTGAACCTATCCAAAATGAAATCTGGATCGCTTCAGAGTACGGCCTTTGCATTTGGAAGGAAGAAATAAACAAATTGCAGCGTCATTCAAACGAAGCACTAAGTAAACTGAAATTTTCATCCGCATATTTTTCCAAATCCTCAAACATACTACTTGCTACGGAAGACGGAAAGATAATTGAAATCAGCCCAAATGATAGTAAGATTCAATATAGAAAAGCGCTTCCTGATAATGAAGTCCCAATAGGCTTTTTGTCATACAACAATAATGTTTTCATTTATACCCACAAAAAAATATTTCTAATTGGAAAGGAATCTTATGTCGAAATATTTGATTCTGGCAAAAGCAATATCTTCAATGTACATATTGATATTACCACAAACATCTTTTGGATATCAACCGATAAGGGTTTATTAGAGCTATCACCACGTAATCCAGGAATTGAAATTCTGGAGTTACCACTACCCGATTCAGAGGAAAAAAATATTATTTCGGTAGTAGAGGAATTGCCTGATAAACTCTGGATCTTAACCGATGACGGTGAAGTTTGGTCTTTGGAGGGGGATATTTGGAAACTCAGATTTAGAAAAAATGGTCTAAAATGTTATGTATTAAATCTTGTAAATGACAAGATCGTTTTGTCCACACAAGACGGAATTCATATTTTTAGTGATAATGGTTTTCAAGAAATTCCTTTCAAAAACATTTCCCCTGGAGAGGTCATAAAAATTTTAGAAGTTGCACCACAAGAAATTTGGGTTGTCTTTGCCCATCAAAAAATCCAACGTTATTCATGGCCAGATATGGATCTCCTACCCGATCGTTTTACCAATCCAGAAACTTTCTGGAAAAATAATCAATGGAACGATATTTTGATGGATCGCGAAGGAATGATATGGTTGGCTGGCTGGATGCCTAAAGGTTTTGGAATAAATCGTTATGATCCGGTTAAACATTATTTTACGGACATTTCCCATTACGGCTTTAATAACTCCAAATCTGATTTCGTCGGAGATTATTACAATAGAATTTCCTTGACAGACTCCTCAAACTTATTGTTCTCGGCATATGGGGGATTTAATGAGGTGGATGAAAATGGTAGAGTGCTCAAAAAAGTGGATATAAACCAATATCCTATTTCAGATAGCCATCTTGAAGGAATCTCATCAGACAAAAAGGGAAATGTATTCTTTGCCACTGCATCGGGATTAAATGTTTATCGGAGAGATTTGGATAAGGTGGTACAATTTCAAAATGTAGATGGTATTCCTGAAGAAACTCTTTTGAATGCTTTTACCACACTTAAGGACGGAAAATTTGCTATAGGAATTTCTAATGGAATTGTCATAATTGATCCTGACAAAATATTGGCAACCCAGCTCCAAAACAGGTTTGCTATTTCAGAAATAAAGATAGACGGAATATTGCAAAGTGAAATAAAGAGTGATATTGAACTTTCTAAAGACCAAACGGACCTGACAGTTTATTTTTCAAATTTATCATTTTTAGATCCAAGCAAGGTAAGATATCAATATCGCTTTATTGACAGCAATAATTGGATTGATTTGGGGCACAATCCTGAACTTTCCATAAACCATATTTCTCCGGGAATATACCATATTCAGGTTCGCTCAGAAGACAACCTCTTTAATATCCAAAAAAAAATATTGTCTCTTAGCATATTGGCGAATCCACCCTTTTTCAAATCCAATCTCTTTTACTTTTTATTGCTGCTGTTGATCATAATCGTGGTGGTCCTCATCCAAAAATATCTAACTGCCCGAAAACACAAGGATGCAGCGTATCAGCAAAAAATAAAGGAAACCGAGATGCAGATGCTCCGCTCCCAGATGAACCCGCATTTTATGTTCAACACTTTGAATTCGATCAACAGCTATATCATTCAGAATAAAACGGAGGACGCCAGTGCTTATTTGACCACCTTTTCCAAATTGATGCGCAGCATTCTTCAGAATTCAAAAGAACAATGGATCACATTGGACAATGAACTTGAAACCCTCAGACTTTATATTGACCTTGAATCTGCGCGATTGGAGCATTCATTTTCTTATGAAATAAAGGTGGAAGAGGAAGTTGATCCAAACAGCATTCAAGTGCCTCCTTTAATCATTCAGCCTTTTGTAGAAAATGCCATTTGGCACGGCCTGCGCAACAAACGAGGAAAGGGAAATCTCAAAATCTCGGTATGGAAACCAAGTGAAAATGAATTGCAGATTTCCATTGAGGATAACGGAGTGGGCAGAGAGAGAAGTACACAACTAAAAACAAACCAGGTTTCCCACAAATCCTTCGGAATGGAAATAACCCTGGACCGACTGAAAATGCTGGATTCCGATAACAATATTGTCATTGAGGATCTATACGATTCAGATAAAAATCCTTTGGGAACCAAAATCATACTCACCATAAAAATTTCCGATCATGATTAA
- a CDS encoding ATP-dependent DNA helicase — protein MNVTEFYNFLKNDFPHQTTSKQDIALQLLAKFVLGKNKNETFLLKGYAGTGKTTIVSSLVKNLSKGKMRSVLLAPTGRAAKVIGNYSKRQAFTIHKKIYFPKSAKGSVSFTLQTNKHRDTIFIVDEASMIPDINQDSRLFENGSLLDDLMQYVYSGHNCKLLLIGDTAQLPPVHLSVSPALDMKILESQYQREVTHIELSEVVRQQQDSGILENATRIREHLEDGFFDTFKFTARSFPDIIRPVDGQEIMDAISDSYSELGNEGTVIIVRSNKRANLYNQSIRERILFQEAELSSGDYLMVVKNNYFWVDNTSEAGFIANGDIVEVLEIFAFKELYGFRFAEVKVRMVDYPNMEPLETVLLLDTLTSESPSLTYEESNSLYQEVMKDYAGEKSKYKKFLAVKNNKYFNALQVKFSYAITCHKSQGGQWNTVFVEQPYLPNGVDKEYLRWLYTAITRAQEKLYLIGFKDDFFGD, from the coding sequence ATGAACGTTACCGAATTTTACAATTTTTTAAAAAATGATTTTCCCCACCAAACCACTTCTAAACAAGATATCGCCCTTCAGCTTTTAGCCAAATTTGTATTGGGCAAGAACAAAAATGAAACTTTTTTATTAAAAGGATATGCTGGAACGGGAAAGACTACAATTGTTAGCTCTCTCGTTAAAAACCTTTCCAAAGGAAAAATGAGATCTGTGCTGCTGGCACCCACTGGACGTGCGGCAAAGGTGATTGGCAATTATTCAAAAAGACAGGCTTTCACGATTCATAAGAAGATATATTTTCCAAAAAGCGCCAAAGGTTCTGTTTCGTTTACACTTCAAACCAACAAACATCGCGACACTATATTTATTGTGGATGAAGCTTCCATGATACCGGATATTAACCAAGATTCCAGACTATTTGAAAATGGGTCGTTGTTGGACGATTTGATGCAATATGTGTACAGTGGCCATAACTGCAAACTATTATTAATTGGGGATACCGCTCAATTACCACCCGTCCATCTTTCCGTAAGCCCTGCTCTTGATATGAAGATACTGGAATCGCAATACCAAAGGGAGGTCACCCATATTGAATTGAGCGAAGTAGTTCGACAACAGCAAGACAGTGGTATTTTGGAAAATGCAACCCGAATAAGGGAACATCTTGAGGACGGTTTTTTTGATACTTTTAAATTTACAGCACGGTCGTTTCCTGACATTATCCGTCCTGTAGATGGACAGGAAATAATGGATGCCATAAGCGATAGCTATTCCGAATTGGGAAACGAGGGGACGGTTATAATCGTCAGGTCCAACAAGCGGGCAAATCTTTACAACCAAAGTATCCGGGAACGAATCCTTTTCCAAGAAGCCGAACTTTCCTCTGGAGATTATTTAATGGTAGTGAAGAACAATTATTTTTGGGTGGACAACACAAGTGAAGCTGGCTTTATTGCCAACGGAGATATTGTAGAAGTGTTGGAAATATTCGCTTTTAAAGAATTATACGGGTTTCGCTTTGCAGAAGTAAAAGTTCGGATGGTGGACTATCCAAATATGGAGCCTTTAGAAACCGTGCTGCTTTTGGATACCTTGACCTCAGAAAGTCCATCTCTTACTTATGAAGAATCCAATAGTCTTTATCAAGAGGTGATGAAGGATTATGCCGGAGAAAAATCCAAGTACAAGAAATTTTTAGCGGTAAAGAACAACAAATATTTTAATGCCTTACAGGTAAAGTTTAGCTATGCCATTACTTGTCACAAATCGCAAGGGGGACAGTGGAATACCGTGTTTGTTGAGCAGCCGTACCTTCCCAATGGAGTAGATAAAGAGTATCTACGATGGTTGTACACTGCTATAACCAGGGCTCAGGAGAAATTGTATTTGATAGGGTTTAAAGATGATTTTTTTGGGGACTAA
- a CDS encoding RsmD family RNA methyltransferase, translated as MRIISGSHKGRRLTAPKNLPVRPTTDFAKEALFNILRTRLYFDEITVLELFAGTGNISFEFASRGVPKITSVDSNTGCIQYINKISEEFSFPITGIKSDAESYLERNSEKFDIIFADPPYEFDVPHFENIVNLVFQKELLENEGMLIIEHSKENDLSALPHFSEARKYGGSVFSFFMTEEKVN; from the coding sequence ATGAGAATAATCTCTGGCTCACACAAAGGTCGACGACTTACTGCACCTAAAAATCTACCGGTTCGTCCCACTACCGATTTTGCAAAGGAAGCGCTATTCAATATTCTGAGAACCCGACTTTATTTTGATGAGATCACCGTTTTGGAATTATTTGCAGGCACAGGAAACATAAGCTTCGAATTTGCCTCGCGCGGAGTTCCTAAAATAACTTCTGTGGATTCCAATACTGGATGTATCCAATATATAAATAAAATATCTGAAGAATTCTCCTTTCCCATTACCGGTATAAAATCGGATGCGGAAAGTTATTTAGAAAGAAATTCAGAAAAATTTGATATCATTTTCGCCGATCCTCCTTACGAGTTTGATGTACCCCATTTTGAGAATATCGTCAATTTAGTCTTTCAAAAGGAATTATTGGAAAATGAAGGAATGCTGATTATAGAACATTCAAAGGAGAATGATCTTTCCGCTCTTCCACATTTTTCCGAAGCCAGAAAATATGGAGGAAGTGTTTTCAGTTTCTTTATGACTGAAGAAAAAGTAAATTAG
- a CDS encoding chloride channel protein produces MKIRRRRKLVAYSNLLDHPIRFNAFVFSRMFILWAVLGLIGGIISGSYWVVLMLLTDFLGTWQGWLVIPVMAISGLLAGLIIYFIGDPGEMELMVNNIRFNKGKLDPKNNPSMILSSLLCISSGGSLGPEGPLVQVTGSTGTWMGKILRIKGEELRSLSIAGMASGFTALFGAPLGGSLFALEILHHKHSVEYYKAIIPALVASGFSYVVFAIIVQLGLGPMWNLPAYEMETVFDFGWAVLFGVIATFVGWGFIFCTKFFKTVFKRIKTPIFIKTFIGGILLGTIAFYIPITRYFSHFEINDLLEANGTVQFLAAVLIFKIIAIAITVTSGWRGGFIIPLFFCGTALGLLVHTIFPSISLSLTIVSCMAAINACVTRTPMSTTILLATLTGFTYFIPILFASLTGYFLAPRIPFIDAQMEEKERRLIKRKKFSRS; encoded by the coding sequence ATGAAAATTAGGCGTAGAAGAAAACTGGTTGCCTATTCAAACCTTTTGGATCACCCCATCCGCTTCAACGCATTTGTTTTTAGTCGAATGTTTATTCTTTGGGCCGTATTAGGTCTTATTGGTGGAATAATCTCGGGTAGTTATTGGGTTGTATTAATGCTCCTGACCGATTTCCTTGGCACTTGGCAAGGTTGGCTGGTCATCCCGGTAATGGCTATAAGTGGGCTTCTTGCGGGATTAATAATTTATTTTATCGGGGATCCCGGCGAAATGGAATTAATGGTCAATAACATCCGTTTTAATAAAGGTAAGTTGGATCCAAAGAACAATCCCTCAATGATTCTTTCTTCCCTGCTCTGTATTTCTTCCGGTGGAAGTTTGGGACCGGAAGGACCTCTGGTACAGGTTACGGGATCTACGGGAACTTGGATGGGAAAGATTTTAAGGATCAAGGGTGAAGAATTGCGCTCGCTCAGTATTGCAGGTATGGCCTCCGGTTTTACCGCGCTTTTTGGAGCTCCATTGGGTGGGAGTCTATTTGCATTGGAGATTCTCCATCACAAACATTCGGTTGAGTATTACAAGGCAATCATTCCTGCTTTGGTCGCAAGCGGGTTTAGTTATGTAGTATTTGCCATTATTGTTCAATTGGGTTTAGGACCAATGTGGAATCTTCCAGCCTATGAAATGGAAACGGTATTCGATTTTGGTTGGGCGGTATTATTTGGTGTAATCGCAACTTTTGTAGGTTGGGGATTTATCTTCTGCACTAAGTTTTTCAAGACTGTGTTTAAAAGAATAAAAACACCAATTTTTATCAAAACTTTTATTGGGGGAATCCTTTTGGGTACCATCGCATTTTACATTCCTATTACCCGGTATTTCAGTCATTTTGAAATCAATGATTTGTTAGAAGCAAATGGTACGGTCCAATTTTTGGCGGCCGTGCTTATTTTTAAAATTATCGCTATTGCCATTACGGTGACTTCTGGATGGCGCGGCGGATTTATAATTCCTCTGTTTTTTTGTGGAACCGCATTGGGACTTTTGGTTCACACTATTTTTCCTTCCATCAGTCTATCGTTGACTATTGTAAGCTGCATGGCCGCAATTAATGCCTGCGTGACACGTACGCCAATGAGTACTACTATTCTTTTGGCTACATTAACCGGGTTTACTTACTTTATTCCTATTCTTTTTGCGAGTTTAACAGGATACTTTCTTGCTCCCCGTATTCCATTTATTGACGCTCAAATGGAAGAAAAAGAAAGAAGATTAATAAAAAGGAAGAAATTTTCTCGCTCATAA
- a CDS encoding DNA polymerase III subunit gamma/tau, whose product MEQFIVSARKYRPAVFKDVVGQQAITNTLENAIKNNHLAQALLFTGPRGVGKTTCARILAKEINQDGTQKEDEDFAFNIFELDAASNNSVDDIRNLIDQVRIPPQVGKYKVYIIDEVHMLSAAAFNAFLKTLEEPPRHAIFILATTEKHKIIPTILSRCQIFDFRRIGVRDIKEHLAEVARSEGIEAEDDALHIIAEKADGALRDALSIFDRVVSFAGKHLTREAVTENLNVLDYTWYFQITDLLLENNIPQVLITYNEILSKGFDGHHFVMGLASHFRDLLVARNQETIELLEVGEQVKAMYLEQSQKTSQQFLIDGIGIANSCDLKYKLSQNQRLLVELCLMQLASLTNQGEKKKLDSRLVVNIADNQNPFVLPPSHFRSPQSAPRNEINKGQQVTSAGSMVPKPIKEEKIEPETNRVSEPEDKSSSKNITIENKIPSEISTPNNPEESRESPSSKNNNSEPPNQKVIERPQILAERNARKISALSLKSIKKKQQLKEEFIASQPEIEDFPTEEFSEEEMKTAWHSYAEVVQKEGKFNLLSHLTMGVPKLEGSIIHLEFPNHTIKTEVERAKFELLEFLREKLQNYDIDLDITVNETEEKKYAYSPREKFEKLKEKNPLIEKLRQEFDLDI is encoded by the coding sequence ATGGAACAATTCATTGTATCAGCCCGAAAATATCGTCCTGCCGTATTTAAAGATGTCGTGGGGCAACAGGCTATTACCAACACTTTAGAAAATGCCATAAAAAACAATCATCTTGCCCAGGCCTTGCTTTTTACGGGACCGCGTGGAGTTGGGAAAACCACCTGTGCCAGAATTCTGGCAAAGGAAATAAATCAGGATGGCACCCAAAAGGAAGATGAGGACTTCGCATTCAACATTTTTGAACTTGATGCTGCATCCAATAATTCAGTAGATGATATTCGGAATTTAATTGATCAAGTGCGCATACCTCCTCAGGTTGGTAAATACAAGGTATATATTATAGATGAGGTGCACATGCTCTCAGCTGCTGCTTTCAATGCATTTTTGAAAACCTTGGAGGAACCGCCGAGACACGCCATTTTTATTTTGGCAACTACCGAAAAACATAAGATAATCCCGACCATACTTTCACGCTGCCAGATTTTCGACTTTAGGAGAATTGGGGTTCGCGACATTAAAGAACACCTCGCAGAAGTTGCAAGATCGGAAGGAATTGAAGCAGAAGACGATGCCTTACATATAATTGCAGAAAAGGCTGATGGAGCTTTACGAGATGCACTTTCTATTTTTGACCGTGTCGTTAGTTTTGCCGGTAAACATCTTACTCGCGAAGCGGTAACTGAAAATCTCAATGTTCTGGATTATACTTGGTATTTCCAGATAACGGATTTACTATTGGAAAACAATATTCCACAGGTATTGATAACTTATAACGAAATTTTGTCAAAAGGATTTGATGGACACCATTTTGTAATGGGCCTAGCCTCCCATTTCCGAGATCTTTTGGTGGCTAGAAACCAGGAAACCATCGAGCTTCTTGAAGTTGGAGAACAGGTAAAAGCTATGTACCTGGAACAATCCCAGAAAACAAGTCAGCAGTTTTTGATAGATGGGATTGGGATTGCCAATAGTTGCGATTTAAAATACAAATTAAGTCAAAACCAACGCTTGTTGGTTGAATTATGCCTGATGCAATTAGCTTCCTTGACTAATCAGGGCGAAAAAAAAAAGCTTGATTCCCGCTTAGTTGTAAATATTGCAGATAACCAAAACCCTTTTGTTCTTCCTCCCTCTCATTTTAGATCTCCACAATCGGCTCCTAGAAATGAGATCAACAAAGGTCAACAAGTCACATCGGCAGGTAGCATGGTTCCCAAACCTATAAAAGAGGAAAAGATTGAACCAGAAACCAATCGTGTAAGCGAACCAGAAGATAAAAGTTCCTCAAAAAACATTACGATAGAGAATAAGATTCCTAGCGAGATTTCAACCCCTAATAATCCTGAGGAATCTAGGGAATCTCCTTCCTCAAAAAACAATAATTCTGAACCTCCAAATCAGAAAGTTATTGAGCGTCCGCAAATATTAGCGGAACGGAATGCCCGTAAAATCTCAGCACTTTCTTTAAAGAGCATTAAGAAGAAACAACAACTAAAAGAAGAATTCATAGCAAGCCAACCGGAAATAGAAGATTTTCCAACGGAGGAATTTTCTGAAGAGGAAATGAAAACAGCTTGGCACTCATACGCAGAAGTAGTTCAAAAGGAAGGAAAATTTAACTTACTATCCCATCTTACAATGGGAGTTCCGAAGCTCGAGGGTTCTATAATTCATCTGGAATTTCCAAATCATACTATTAAAACGGAAGTGGAACGTGCTAAATTTGAACTACTTGAATTTTTACGTGAAAAACTTCAGAACTATGATATTGATCTGGATATAACTGTTAATGAAACGGAAGAAAAGAAATACGCCTATTCGCCAAGGGAAAAATTCGAGAAATTGAAAGAAAAGAATCCATTAATCGAAAAGTTGCGACAGGAATTCGATTTGGACATATAG